In Debaryomyces hansenii CBS767 chromosome B complete sequence, one genomic interval encodes:
- a CDS encoding DEHA2B03916p (some similarities with uniprot|Q7RZK1 Neurospora crassa NCU00365 Predicted protein) has translation MCKPIDCSSCTGKTWIGCGLHIPYAMSLVPKDSWCTCISESGVESEYPPKFGDGVASEENELSVKIHPRESLA, from the exons ATGTGCAAGCCAATAGACTGCTCTAGCTGCA CTGGAAAGACATGGATTGGTTGTGGATTGCACATCCCATATGCCATGAGCTTAGTTCCAAAGGACCTGTGGTGTACTTGTATCTCGGAATCAGGTGTTGAAAGTGAATATCCTCCCAAGTTTGGTGATGGAGTCGCATCTGaggaaaatgaattatcgGTCAAGATTCATCCTAGAGAATCATTAGCCTAA
- a CDS encoding DEHA2B03894p (similar to uniprot|P40416 Saccharomyces cerevisiae YMR301C ATM1 mitochondrial inner membrane transporter), which yields MIKWGLFGAVKPFRSMVPLSQTRSLIISKSSLVRSKRVSTIRPQLAPVNPYSKIYGRRFFSSSHKLGVNTKEDSSTYLFGRKISTSESKMLKSLLVTIWPKNKPSFKLRVIFALSLLIASKLLNVEVPFFFKKIIDEMNVDWNDQLGTVGTVIGTLIIAYGGARFGAVLFGELRNAVFASVAQTAIKRVAHNTFVHLLNMDLNFHLSRQTGGLTRAIDRGTKGISYVLNAMVFHIIPISFEISMVCGILIYNYGLSFAAVTLATMLSYSVFTIKTTAWRTGFRRQANNADNQAATVALDSLLNYESVKYFNNEGFQASKYNTALTNYQNASVKVATSLAYLNAGQNFIFTSALTAMMYMGCNGVATGSLTVGDLVLINQLVFQLSVPLSFLGSVYRELKQSLLDMENLFQLQNHEIKIKDASNAKPLLLNSTGVPGEIKFENVTFGYHPDRPILQNASFTIPAGEKIAIVGPSGSGKSTILRLIFRFYDVESGKIFIDGQDISKVTVESLRRSIGIVPQDTPLFNDTILENIRYGRLDATDKEIHEMIDKVQLTKLIEDSPNGVNTIVGERGMMISGGEKQRLAIARLLLKRAPITLFDEATSALDTHTEQSLLRTIRKVLTKKANTHIAIAHRLRTIADADKIIVLNKGQVQEEGTHHNLLQNPNSLYSQLWNIQENLDIDEELNEYAKETEEQK from the coding sequence ATGATAAAATGGGGTTTATTTGGGGCGGTTAAGCCTTTCAGATCCATGGTACCATTGTCACAAACGAgatcattgataatttccAAGTCTTCACTTGTACGTTCCAAACGAGTTTCAACCATAAGGCCCCAATTGGCCCCGGTTAATCCGTACTCAAAGATCTATGGAAGAAGATTTTTTCTGTCTTCCCATAAGTTGGGAGTTAATACTAAGGAAGATTCGTCCACCTATTTATTTGGGAGAAAGATATCCACCTCAGAACTGAAGATGCTTAAATCTTTGCTAGTGACTATATGGCCCAAAAATAAACCAAGCTTTAAGCTTCGGGTCATATTtgcattatcattattgattGCTTCGAAGTTATTGAACGTGGAAGTTCCgtttttcttcaagaagattATAGATGAGATGAATGTAGATTGGAATGATCAATTAGGAACCGTGGGAACTGTAATTGGTACTTTGATTATTGCGTATGGTGGGGCAAGATTTGGAGCAGTCTTATTTGGAGAATTAAGAAATGCGGTATTTGCTTCAGTAGCCCAAACAGCCATTAAGAGAGTTGCTCATAATACATTTGTACATTTGTTGAACATGGATTTGAACTTCCATTTATCAAGACAGACAGGTGGGTTAACTAGGGCAATTGACAGAGGTACGAAAGGTATTTCATATGTCTTGAATGCCATGGTATTTCATATTATCCCTATTTCGTTTGAAATTTCCATGGTGTGTggaattttaatttataacTATGGATTATCCTTTGCTGCTGTTACATTGGCCACTATGTTGAGTTATTCAGTGTTTACTATAAAGACTACCGCATGGAGAACAGGCTTCAGGAGACAAGCTAATAATGCAGACAATCAAGCTGCAACAGTTGCATTAGACTCATTGCTTAATTATGAGTCAGTTAagtattttaataatgagGGATTTCAAGCATCAAAATACAATACGGCTTTAACCAATTACCAGAATGCTTCAGTTAAAGTAGCTACATCTTTGGCATATTTGAATGCTGGTCAAAACTTCATTTTTACGTCGGCTTTAACGGCAATGATGTATATGGGATGCAATGGAGTTGCTACAGGATCGTTAACAGTTGGTGACTTGGTGTTAATCAACCAGTTGGTGTTTCAATTATCTGTTCCTTTGAGTTTTTTGGGCTCAGTTTACAGAGAATTAAAGCAATCTCTACTTGACATGGAAAATTTGTTCCAATTACAAAATcatgaaataaaaattaaagatgcCTCAAATGCAaaaccattattattaaacagCACAGGTGTCCCAGGAGAAATTAAGTTTGAAAACGTTACTTTTGGGTACCATCCAGATAGACCAATTTTACAAAATGCATCATTCACAATTCCCGCAGGGGAAAAAATTGCCATTGTTGGACCTTCAGGAAGTGGTAAATCAACTATATTAAGATTAATTTTCAGATTTTATGATGTTGAAAGCGgtaaaatttttattgatggtcaagatatttcaaaggtTACTGTCGAGTCATTAAGAAGGTCAATAGGTATTGTTCCACAGGATACTCCTTTGTTTAACGACACTATTCTTGAGAATATCCGGTATGGAAGGTTAGATGCTACGGATAAAGAAATCCATGAAATGATCGATAAAGTACAATTGACAAAGCTAATAGAGGATTCACCAAATGGAGTTAATACTATAGTTGGTGAAAGAGGTATGATGATTTCTGGTGGTGAGAAGCAAAGATTGGCTATTGCTAGGTTACTTTTGAAAAGAGCTCCCATTACCTTATTTGATGAAGCTACCTCCGCTTTGGACACTCATACAGAACAATCATTATTGAGAACAATTAGAAAAGTTTTGACTAAGAAGGCAAATACACATATAGCTATTGCTCATAGGTTAAGAACTATTGCTGATGctgataaaattattgttttgaACAAGGGCCAAGTGCAAGAAGAAGGTACCCACCATAACTTGTTGCAGAATCCAAATTCATTGTATTCTCAATTATGGAATATCCAAGAGAATTTGGATAtcgatgaagaattgaatgaatatGCAAAGGAAACTGAAGAACAGAAATAG
- a CDS encoding DEHA2B03872p (highly similar to uniprot|P06169 Saccharomyces cerevisiae YLR044C PDC1 pyruvate decarboxylase), whose protein sequence is MSEVSLGRYIFERLRQLSVQTVFGLPGDFNLSLLDKIYEVDGLRWAGNANELNAAYAADGYSRVKGLACLITTFGVGELSALNGIGGAFAEHVGLVHIVGVPSISSQAKQLLLHHTLGNGDFTVFHRMSNNISQTTAFISDIKSAPKEIDRCIREAYIFQRPVYIGLPANLVDINVPAVLLNIPIDLSLRENDPEAQEEVIDNILQLISEASNPVILVDACTSRHNCNGEVEALVNKTQFPVLTTPMGKSSFNESHPRFAGVYVGTMSHVEVKNLVDGADLILAVGALLSDFNTGSFSYSYKTKNVIEFHADCIKIKQGTYPGVQMKEVLNVLIDKIDPAVKHYNPIAIPSPTFLTNSVTNSDVSSALLTQEWLWSKVSAWFREGDIIITETGTSAFGIVQTKFPNNTIGISQVLWGSVGFTVGATLGAVMAAEEIDPNKRVILFVGDGSLQLTVQEISTMVKWETRPYLFVLNNDGYTIDRLIHGMSATYNDIQPWNNLALLPLFNAKYYDAIQVSTTDELEKLFCDEEFAINSKIRMIEVMLPRMDAPINLIKQMEFISKMNADT, encoded by the coding sequence ATGTCCGAAGTCAGTTTGGgaagatatatatttgaacGACTCAGGCAGTTGCTGGTTCAGACGGTATTTGGGCTCCCTGGGGACTTTAACTTGTCACTTTTAGATAAGATTTACGAGGTAGATGGGCTTCGATGGGCAGGTAATGCcaatgaattgaatgcAGCATATGCAGCAGATGGATATAGTAGGGTGAAAGGGCTTGCATGCTTGATTACAACTTTCGGGGTTGGAGAGTTGAGTGCTCTTAATGGGATCGGAGGAGCTTTTGCAGAACATGTAGGATTGGTGCATATAGTTGGGGTCCCGTCGATCTCGTCACAAGCAAAGCAGCTTCTATTGCATCACACATTGGGCAATGGAGACTTTACAGTATTTCATCGGATGTCAAACAACATTTCACAAACAACAGCATTTATATCTGATATCAAGTCGGCACCCAAGGAAATTGACAGGTGCATACGAGAAGCCTATATTTTCCAAAGACCAGTATACATTGGATTACCAGCCAATCTAGTGGACATCAACGTTCCGGCAGtgttattaaatattccGATAGATCTTTCGCTTCGTGAGAATGATCCTGAGGCACAGGAAGAGGTTATAGACAATATCTTGCAGTTAATCTCTGAAGCCTCTAATCCGGTAATATTGGTCGATGCATGTACTTCGAGACACAATTGTAACGGAGAAGTGGAAGCATTGGTTAATAAGACCCAGTTTCCGGTATTGACAACCCCTATGGGTAAATCTAGTTTTAACGAATCGCATCCCAGATTTGCTGGGGTGTACGTAGGCACTATGTCGCATGTGGAAGTTAAAAACCTAGTGGATGGAGCCGACTTGATTTTGGCCGTTGGAGCGTTGTTATCAGACTTCAATACAGGATCTTTCTCCTACTCTTACAAGACCAAGAATGTGATTGAGTTTCATGCGGATTgcatcaaaatcaaacaagGGACGTATCCTGGGGTACAAATGAAAGAAGTTCTCAATGTtttgattgataaaatagaCCCAGCAGTTAAGCATTATAATCCTATTGCCATTCCCTCTCCAACTTTTTTGACCAATTCTGTCACCAACTCGGACGTGCTGTCGGCGTTACTTACCCAGGAGTGGTTATGGAGTAAGGTCAGTGCTTGGTTTAGAGAAGGTGATATAATCATTACCGAAACTGGTACATCAGCATTTGGGATTGTCCAAACGAAATTTCCTAATAATACCATTGGTATTTCGCAGGTGCTATGGGGTTCCGTTGGGTTTACAGTGGGAGCTACATTAGGAGCAGTCATGGCCGCAGAGGAAATCGACCCCAATAAAAGAGTCATATTATTTGTGGGGGATGGGTCTCTTCAATTGACGGTGCAAGAAATTTCAACCATGGTTAAGTGGGAGACCAGACCATACTTATTCGTTCTCAATAATGATGGTTACACGATCGACAGATTAATACACGGGATGAGTGCAACATATAACGATATACAGCCGTGGAATAATCTTGCATTGCTACCTTTATTCAACGCAAAATACTACGATGCAATCCAGGTTTCCACTACTGATGAACTAGAAAAGTTGTTTTgcgatgaagaatttgcaaTCAATTCGAAAATCAGAATGATAGAAGTTATGCTACCAAGAATGGACGcaccaataaatttaataaagcaGATGGAATTCatatcaaaaatgaatGCAGATACCTAG
- a CDS encoding DEHA2B03828p (similar to uniprot|P17106 Saccharomyces cerevisiae YJR060w CBF1): MSKRSSEDGSHQTDKKLKGDDKKDEIAIDSELLGQQSSYTNNGPDDSRVDSHGGNNDNNVNAAAAAAVAAAAASEPANAAAAALSSQQQHHSQQLQQHLAYQNAFRQQQQVQQQQVQQQHHQHHQHGHHNQHQSHSPQNSLSHLQPTTLPQTSSTSKPQHGSDEWHKQRRENHKEVERRRRESINQGIKELAALIPTNDTNKAQILQRAVEYIKRLKENENNNIEKWTLEKLLTEQAVSELSASNDKLKQELERAYREIEQWKKLVKDEKNMK, from the coding sequence ATGTCGAAAAGATCATCGGAAGACGGTAGCCACCAGACCgacaaaaaattgaagggTGACGATAAGAAGGACGAGATTGCGATCGATTCCGAGCTTTTGGGACAGCAATCTTCGTACACTAACAACGGGCCTGACGACTCCAGGGTAGATAGTCACGGAGGGAATAACGACAACAATGTCAATGCcgctgctgctgctgctgtaGCAGCAGCTGCTGCGTCAGAACCTGCCAATGCAGCGGCCGCAGCATTGAGCTCTCAACAACAGCACCACAGTCAGCAGTTGCAACAGCATTTGGCGTACCAAAATGCGTTCAGGCAACAACAGCAGGTGCAGCAGCAACAGGTTCAACAGCAACACCATCAGCACCACCAGCACGGTCACCACAACCAGCATCAATCGCACTCGCCGCAAAACAGTCTCTCGCATTTGCAGCCTACGACATTGCCGCAGACTTCGAGTACGTCGAAGCCGCAGCACGGGTCTGACGAGTGGCACAAGCAGAGAAGAGAAAACCACAAGGAGGtggaaagaagaagaagagaatcGATCAACCAGGGTATCAAGGAATTAGCTGCTTTAATCCCTACCAACGACACCAACAAGGCGCAAATCTTACAAAGGGCCGTGGAGTATATCAAGAGATTAAAGGAGAACGAAAACaacaatattgaaaaatggacACTAGAGAAGTTATTGACGGAACAGGCGGTCTCGGAGTTGAGTGCCTCGAACGACAAGTTGAAGCAAGAACTCGAAAGGGCTTATAGAGAGATTGAGCAATGGAAGAAATTAGTGAAGGACgaaaagaatatgaaataa
- a CDS encoding DEHA2B03850p (some similarities with uniprot|Q04318 Saccharomyces kluyveri ORF1) encodes MDDYYESLCKYDDESVKKYMIEDFDFTTWYVYNKESSLCKFAVSIFIFNNLINEKLILKHEPFDIWTFPASVWTYDDLISRFDFLKYSVGKAVIMLKYDVIYFHNDFLPEWELFSTAAKYSNKEVYKDQLWTAKKYGCFFKILDMDNEKVLGDYEKVEIKELPFEDCEVDY; translated from the coding sequence ATGGATGATTATTATGAAAGTCTCTGCAAATATGACGATGAGTCCGTCAAGAAATACATGATTGAAGACTTCGACTTCACAACTTGGTATGTATATAACAAGGAATCTTCATTATGTAAATTCGCTGTTTctatttttatattcaataatttaattaatgagaaattgattttaaaaCATGAACCGTTTGACATATGGACGTTTCCAGCCAGCGTATGGACGtatgatgatttaatatcaagatttgattttttgaaatacaGCGTTGGCAAAGCCGTAATAATGCTAAAATATGATGTTATATATTTTCACAATGATTTCCTTCCCGAATGGGAGTTGTTTAGTACTGCTGCCAAATATAGTAATAAAGAAGTTTATAAGGATCAATTATGGACAGCTAAAAAGTATGGCTGCTTCTTTAAAATTCTAGATATGGATAATGAAAAGGTTCTCGGGGACTATGAAAAGGTGGAAATTAAAGAACTTCCATTTGAGGATTGTGAGGTCGATTATTAA